The following coding sequences lie in one Acidobacteriota bacterium genomic window:
- a CDS encoding SprT-like domain-containing protein encodes MNLSNLTTWLDEWSQTWSLPTLPQRAHFETSSRLRTTLGRCHPVSGTIRLHPALLDEPEALLREVACHEAAHVAAYLRHGRRIRPHGREWAALMTEAGFEPRARLDPARLSEKCRQATGPRGRYQHRCPVCDVGRTARRAMRRWRCRTCVRAGRDGVLEIEEKGTDLFFPGEK; translated from the coding sequence ATGAACCTCTCAAACCTCACCACCTGGCTCGACGAATGGTCCCAGACCTGGTCCTTGCCGACGCTTCCCCAGCGTGCACACTTCGAGACCAGCTCGCGTCTTCGAACCACCCTCGGTCGATGTCATCCCGTCAGCGGAACGATCCGACTGCACCCGGCGCTGTTGGACGAGCCCGAAGCGTTGTTACGAGAGGTCGCCTGTCACGAAGCGGCCCACGTGGCGGCCTATCTTCGTCACGGGCGACGGATCCGTCCCCACGGCCGGGAGTGGGCTGCGCTGATGACCGAGGCCGGATTCGAGCCCCGCGCTCGGTTGGATCCCGCCCGACTGTCAGAGAAGTGTCGTCAGGCGACCGGACCGCGTGGGCGTTACCAGCACCGTTGTCCGGTGTGCGATGTCGGTCGAACCGCTCGACGGGCGATGAGACGTTGGCGCTGTCGTACCTGCGTCCGCGCAGGCCGCGACGGGGTGCTGGAGATCGAAGAAAAGGGGACAGATTTATTTTTCCCCGGGGAAAAATAA
- a CDS encoding energy transducer TonB, producing MCRDQRSRGPGWLVVALLMGVGVVSAETIPAFQDKRSDQAVFLLFDELGVTRNDCSSTVGIRFPDSILYCGKLPKRENDENHAALKTSMDKAMTPFATHANPWVEKKKSLKRTYLVDTMPVTALLKFKNRQIVVAYPLQIDTCEGQGYPTELIDRYMETWDQPNEERKVVVREKTDIPYAGPGHIEDAVLIEESKVHPEYPLEARKNRRQGLVLLGAVIDDEGNVADICLYKVSPMGYEFGKSAIQAAARWRYEPATRDGEPVDVYFSIKVDYTIH from the coding sequence ATGTGTCGTGATCAGCGGAGCAGGGGCCCAGGTTGGCTAGTCGTAGCCCTCCTGATGGGTGTGGGCGTTGTAAGTGCGGAGACGATCCCGGCGTTCCAGGACAAGCGTTCCGATCAAGCCGTGTTCCTTCTGTTTGACGAGCTGGGTGTCACCCGGAACGATTGCTCATCGACGGTAGGGATTCGGTTCCCGGACTCCATCCTCTACTGCGGCAAGTTGCCGAAACGTGAGAACGACGAGAACCACGCCGCTCTAAAGACGTCGATGGATAAGGCGATGACTCCGTTCGCGACGCACGCGAATCCGTGGGTCGAAAAGAAGAAGTCCCTCAAGAGAACCTACCTCGTCGATACGATGCCCGTCACCGCGCTCCTGAAGTTCAAGAATCGGCAGATCGTAGTCGCCTATCCGTTGCAGATCGATACCTGCGAGGGGCAGGGTTACCCGACGGAACTGATTGACAGGTACATGGAGACCTGGGATCAACCCAACGAAGAGCGAAAGGTGGTGGTGAGAGAGAAGACCGACATACCGTATGCCGGTCCCGGACACATCGAGGACGCCGTGCTCATCGAGGAATCGAAAGTCCACCCTGAGTATCCGCTGGAAGCGCGGAAAAACAGAAGGCAGGGATTGGTGCTTCTGGGGGCGGTGATCGATGACGAGGGCAACGTCGCCGACATCTGTCTCTACAAGGTATCTCCGATGGGCTATGAGTTTGGGAAATCGGCCATCCAGGCGGCCGCCCGGTGGCGATACGAACCTGCGACCAGAGATGGGGAGCCGGTCGACGTGTACTTTTCAATCAAGGTCGATTACACAATCCACTGA
- the lysM gene encoding peptidoglycan-binding protein LysM, which translates to MGLFDFVKDAGEKMFGGDDKDDAKEKLDQVLADKKLGISLTEMVTKMDLGIENARVKAREGVATLSGVASSQAARERAVLFLGNTQGIAQVDDQTTVEKPEPEATMYTVQSGDSLSKIAKAHYGNAMKYTDIFEANKPMLKDPNKIYPGQVLRIPPKD; encoded by the coding sequence ATGGGACTGTTCGATTTCGTAAAGGACGCCGGTGAGAAGATGTTCGGCGGCGATGACAAAGACGACGCCAAAGAGAAGCTCGACCAGGTACTGGCCGACAAGAAGCTGGGCATTTCGCTGACCGAGATGGTGACCAAGATGGATCTGGGGATTGAGAACGCGCGGGTCAAGGCGCGTGAAGGCGTGGCCACCCTCTCCGGTGTCGCGTCGTCCCAGGCGGCTCGGGAGCGGGCGGTCTTGTTTCTGGGCAACACCCAGGGCATCGCGCAGGTCGATGACCAGACGACGGTCGAGAAGCCCGAGCCCGAGGCGACGATGTACACCGTGCAGTCCGGCGACAGCCTGTCGAAGATCGCCAAGGCCCACTATGGAAACGCGATGAAGTACACCGACATCTTCGAGGCCAACAAGCCGATGCTGAAGGACCCCAACAAGATCTATCCGGGACAGGTCCTGCGGATTCCGCCGAAGGATTGA
- a CDS encoding protein kinase, with amino-acid sequence MNPLNPGSSLLHYRLVDKIGEGGMGQVWKATDPDLGRDVAIKLLPEAFAADAERLARFEREARLLATLDHPNIASIYGLHDAEGARFLAMELVVGEDLSQRLARGPLPMDDALETAAQICQALEAANDAGVVHRDLKPANVMLTADGKVKVLDFGLAKALIGDPASGSSASMSMSPTMTSAGTQAGMILGTAAYMSPEQARGKPVDRRADIWALGCVTYEMLCGKAPFSGETITDTLAAVVRAEPDWDALPADTPNVIRKALRRALQKDPAKRLRDAGDLRLEIEEALAGESDDTAEPTAAPRSPVHGILWAIGGALIMMAAMFAFRGDSNSAAVDNTTATRFEVIAAPGQTQIDNWSLRISPDGNRVAWVVIDGARRSIHLRGLDSLEIQELPDTEAAKYPTFSPDSRSLAFFAGGKLRRLDIGSRRAIDLCDALDGAGITWVDDDTIYFNDAWIGALKKISADGGTSEVATTLDREYGEIGHWFPQALPGGKQILISRWRTSLNDMTVAVVDLDSGEIRDLIQRASHARFVPPASLLFTQAGAIQVVDFDPKSLQVSGDPRLLVDGVKQQWDNGYSPWSVSTNGTLVYQDGSLWSTKRSIVSVDHDGNVTPLDVEPAAYVHAAITPDGRRLAATRFDNGRANVVVFDLERGVNTPMPMDGVNAYPVWNPSGEELVFDTSLKGPWDIYRYSVEGGGKPTLLVEGIPDQTPLAWTPDGRSVVWKGRDDTIYVTDVVAGGEPDVLKDIGADDLSISPDGEWCVYRDGIAGRTEVMLRRFPDGQRVYRVSKDGGGYPLWGRDGREVLFRRGDAVISASFRAENGEPVIGRPKVLFRSDELLPMARNSWSYDRVHDRMIMIQRGDREVNLKAFVVLQNWQAARQIEISQ; translated from the coding sequence GTGAATCCGCTCAATCCAGGCAGCTCCCTGCTCCACTACCGTCTCGTCGACAAGATCGGCGAGGGCGGTATGGGTCAGGTGTGGAAGGCCACCGATCCGGACCTCGGGCGGGACGTGGCGATCAAGCTGTTGCCCGAGGCGTTTGCCGCCGACGCCGAACGGCTGGCGCGCTTCGAGCGTGAAGCCCGGTTGCTGGCGACGCTCGATCACCCGAACATCGCATCGATCTACGGGCTTCACGACGCCGAAGGTGCCCGTTTCCTCGCCATGGAACTGGTCGTCGGCGAGGATCTAAGCCAACGCCTGGCCCGCGGCCCGCTGCCGATGGACGACGCGCTGGAGACCGCCGCGCAGATCTGTCAGGCACTGGAAGCGGCCAACGACGCCGGCGTGGTCCATCGCGACCTGAAACCGGCCAACGTGATGCTGACCGCCGACGGCAAGGTCAAGGTGCTGGACTTCGGGTTGGCCAAGGCGCTGATCGGGGATCCGGCGTCCGGTTCCAGCGCCAGCATGTCGATGTCACCGACGATGACGAGCGCCGGCACCCAGGCCGGCATGATCCTCGGCACCGCCGCCTACATGAGTCCGGAACAGGCGCGGGGCAAACCGGTCGACCGTCGCGCCGACATCTGGGCGCTGGGCTGCGTGACGTACGAAATGCTCTGCGGCAAGGCGCCGTTCTCCGGTGAGACGATCACCGATACATTGGCCGCCGTCGTCCGGGCCGAGCCCGACTGGGATGCGTTGCCGGCGGACACACCTAACGTGATCCGCAAGGCGTTGCGTCGTGCCTTACAGAAGGATCCGGCGAAGCGGCTGCGTGACGCGGGTGACCTTCGGCTGGAGATCGAGGAGGCGCTGGCAGGGGAGTCCGACGACACCGCCGAGCCCACCGCCGCCCCGCGATCGCCGGTCCACGGGATCCTGTGGGCCATCGGCGGTGCATTAATAATGATGGCTGCCATGTTTGCGTTTCGCGGCGATTCCAATTCCGCTGCCGTAGACAACACGACGGCAACACGCTTCGAGGTCATTGCGGCCCCAGGGCAGACTCAGATCGACAACTGGTCCCTGAGGATTTCACCCGACGGCAACCGAGTCGCGTGGGTCGTGATCGATGGAGCGCGACGGTCGATCCATCTCCGCGGGTTGGACTCGCTCGAGATCCAGGAGCTGCCCGACACCGAGGCCGCAAAATATCCAACGTTCAGTCCCGACTCTCGCTCTCTGGCCTTCTTCGCAGGCGGCAAACTTCGTCGCCTCGACATCGGAAGTCGCCGAGCGATCGATCTCTGCGATGCGCTGGATGGAGCGGGCATCACCTGGGTGGACGACGACACGATCTATTTCAACGACGCGTGGATCGGTGCCCTCAAGAAGATCTCGGCGGATGGAGGCACTTCCGAGGTCGCAACGACCCTGGACCGCGAGTACGGCGAGATCGGACACTGGTTCCCGCAGGCCCTACCCGGCGGCAAGCAGATCTTGATCTCTCGTTGGCGTACCTCCCTCAACGACATGACCGTTGCGGTCGTCGATCTCGATAGCGGTGAGATTCGTGATCTGATCCAACGGGCGTCCCACGCCCGCTTTGTCCCGCCCGCCAGCCTCCTGTTTACCCAGGCCGGCGCGATTCAAGTCGTCGACTTCGATCCGAAGTCGCTGCAGGTAAGTGGCGACCCCAGGTTACTGGTCGATGGCGTCAAGCAGCAATGGGACAACGGTTACAGTCCGTGGTCCGTCTCCACCAACGGCACGCTGGTCTACCAGGATGGCAGTCTCTGGTCGACGAAACGTTCTATCGTCAGTGTCGATCACGATGGAAACGTGACTCCGTTGGATGTCGAACCGGCGGCCTACGTCCACGCGGCGATTACGCCGGACGGTCGGCGACTGGCGGCCACCCGCTTCGATAACGGTCGCGCGAACGTTGTCGTGTTCGACCTCGAGCGCGGCGTCAACACGCCGATGCCCATGGACGGCGTCAACGCCTATCCGGTCTGGAACCCCAGTGGCGAAGAACTCGTTTTTGACACCTCGTTGAAGGGGCCGTGGGATATCTACCGCTACTCCGTCGAGGGAGGTGGCAAGCCCACCCTGTTGGTCGAGGGCATTCCAGATCAGACTCCCCTTGCCTGGACCCCAGACGGGCGCTCCGTCGTGTGGAAGGGACGGGACGACACGATCTATGTGACAGACGTCGTTGCCGGAGGGGAGCCCGACGTCCTAAAGGACATCGGCGCGGACGATCTTTCGATCTCACCGGACGGGGAGTGGTGTGTCTATCGAGATGGGATCGCCGGTCGTACCGAGGTGATGCTGCGTCGCTTCCCCGATGGCCAACGGGTCTACCGGGTCTCGAAGGACGGCGGCGGTTACCCGCTGTGGGGTCGTGATGGGCGGGAGGTGTTGTTCCGTCGTGGCGACGCGGTGATCTCTGCGTCGTTCCGGGCAGAGAACGGCGAACCCGTGATCGGTCGACCGAAGGTGCTGTTCCGGAGTGACGAGTTACTCCCGATGGCCCGGAACTCGTGGAGCTATGACAGGGTGCATGACCGAATGATCATGATTCAACGAGGGGATCGCGAGGTCAACCTGAAGGCGTTTGTGGTGTTGCAGAACTGGCAGGCGGCGCGTCAGATCGAGATTAGCCAGTAA
- a CDS encoding S41 family peptidase: MNRSPLRRAVLFVLVVTLMPASLHADDIDRLAGLVTRKPAPHVSPESIQRGATDWAALIDSTWGTSPLTRNDRAIGFDHVWDTMDEDYACWQDLPLDWDAVKTQYTSEAASPVISRGRFAAIMSRMGRLLKDGHTAVTDTGVSDTTLAPGVPLFNFSTWGFVTHAGMSVTPQADTSGLIYDVVPGGHPLGVVPGDRILGYDGRPWIDIYPELLDVHELPSTGVWDGTTDSSKEHGLLGSSAGNWHLFDTIDIVKHDTGEVQHLPTSLFTGLTGVSMYASEQLSVAGVADPVFGSNWVTSGVITGTNIGYINVRAWQPATGLLFEAAIDQLTQQLATDGLIVDFRNNLGGNMFESNTGLSILFEAPTPTLGFDQRCGDPDDHFEMCAAGAPSTWSIPGNPATSYANKVAVLTGPGSISAGDQVALRFKFLPNAQWFGKATSATFNGPNQIGFASPMNVDWFARYCGTDGFLLSDVGEYLTHDEQAVDCNVWLEEDDVAVGVDTVLQAALGWIDGTHGDLDLDTVGDPCDNCPNLANASQADSDFDGAGDDCDCAPSDPHVYPGAIERNDGVDNQCAGDAGFGLVDESGANSGFYNGGDADEYLWFGVPGTADYQVARSSSPEFDAGCVLTPTTETILVDAAIPVSGAVFFYLNRPLLPTPGSWGKTSAGAPRAVCGT; the protein is encoded by the coding sequence ATGAATCGTTCGCCGTTACGACGCGCCGTACTCTTCGTTCTTGTCGTCACCCTGATGCCGGCGTCACTCCACGCAGACGACATCGATCGACTGGCGGGACTCGTGACCCGCAAACCGGCACCCCATGTGAGCCCCGAGTCGATCCAGCGAGGGGCGACCGACTGGGCCGCCCTGATCGACAGCACCTGGGGCACCTCTCCGTTGACGCGAAACGATCGAGCGATCGGCTTCGATCACGTCTGGGACACGATGGACGAGGACTACGCGTGCTGGCAGGACCTTCCGCTGGATTGGGATGCGGTGAAGACCCAGTACACCTCCGAGGCGGCATCCCCGGTCATCAGTCGTGGTCGCTTTGCGGCGATCATGTCTCGCATGGGTCGTCTGCTGAAAGACGGTCATACGGCCGTGACCGACACGGGCGTCAGCGACACGACCCTGGCCCCCGGTGTGCCGCTATTTAACTTCTCGACATGGGGCTTCGTCACCCATGCCGGCATGTCCGTCACCCCACAGGCCGACACGTCGGGGCTAATCTACGACGTCGTGCCTGGTGGGCACCCGCTTGGCGTCGTTCCCGGCGACCGCATCCTGGGCTACGACGGTCGTCCGTGGATCGACATCTATCCGGAACTTCTCGACGTCCACGAGCTCCCGTCCACGGGTGTCTGGGACGGCACGACAGATTCGTCGAAGGAGCACGGACTGCTGGGTTCGTCCGCCGGAAACTGGCATCTGTTCGACACCATCGACATCGTCAAACACGACACCGGTGAGGTGCAGCATCTCCCGACGTCGCTGTTTACCGGCCTGACCGGCGTTTCGATGTATGCCAGCGAACAACTGTCGGTGGCCGGTGTTGCGGACCCGGTCTTCGGCAGCAACTGGGTCACGTCCGGCGTAATCACCGGCACGAATATCGGTTACATCAACGTCCGGGCCTGGCAACCGGCCACGGGTCTACTGTTCGAAGCCGCCATCGACCAACTGACGCAGCAACTGGCAACCGACGGACTGATCGTCGACTTCCGCAACAACCTGGGCGGCAACATGTTCGAGAGCAACACCGGACTGTCGATCCTGTTCGAGGCTCCGACACCGACTCTCGGTTTCGACCAGCGTTGCGGGGATCCTGACGATCATTTCGAGATGTGTGCGGCGGGAGCGCCTTCGACGTGGAGCATCCCGGGGAATCCGGCGACAAGCTACGCCAACAAGGTCGCGGTGCTGACCGGGCCGGGCTCGATCAGCGCCGGCGACCAGGTGGCGTTACGTTTCAAGTTCCTGCCCAATGCCCAGTGGTTCGGCAAGGCGACGTCGGCGACCTTCAACGGACCGAACCAGATCGGCTTTGCCTCGCCGATGAATGTTGACTGGTTTGCTCGTTATTGCGGGACCGATGGCTTCCTGCTCTCGGATGTCGGCGAGTACCTGACCCATGACGAGCAAGCGGTGGATTGTAATGTCTGGTTGGAAGAGGACGATGTGGCCGTCGGTGTCGACACCGTCCTGCAAGCCGCGCTGGGCTGGATCGATGGCACGCACGGCGATCTGGATCTGGACACGGTCGGCGACCCATGTGACAACTGCCCGAATCTGGCCAATGCGTCCCAGGCCGACAGCGACTTCGACGGTGCGGGCGATGACTGCGATTGTGCGCCGTCGGATCCGCATGTTTATCCCGGTGCGATCGAGCGGAACGACGGCGTCGACAACCAGTGTGCGGGCGATGCCGGCTTCGGACTTGTGGATGAGAGCGGTGCCAACTCGGGGTTCTACAACGGCGGCGACGCCGATGAGTATCTGTGGTTCGGCGTGCCGGGCACGGCGGACTATCAGGTGGCTCGGTCCAGCTCGCCGGAGTTCGATGCGGGCTGTGTCCTGACACCGACGACTGAGACGATCCTGGTCGATGCGGCGATACCGGTCAGCGGAGCGGTCTTCTTCTATCTGAATCGACCGCTGTTGCCGACACCGGGTTCGTGGGGCAAGACGTCGGCTGGAGCGCCGCGGGCTGTTTGTGGGACATAA
- a CDS encoding M56 family metallopeptidase — MIGYAVAIHLWQSTLVLIPLALLAAMMKHAPARIPAALWWIALLKFLLPLQLLAPLGSMLWNLLLNAGSPAATAAPTVVTVWLYPEILQAPLDSSATLPTFVSLVFTTAWFVGVLWLSGRFLRRTWTDRVTAAVVSDDVEGRLEAALRIGGIPRSAVQLIEGATVPSVRGLLNPRIYVSVPLVMELADDELGAILIHENQHRRRRDPARSLLPRLAAILFFFYPPVRWLTRKIFETTEMACDDAVLQSGIRWQDYARSIARTLELGLFPVAAPASIHGFGSTSLKLRLDRLRMAGRYSTKSRHRLALIAAFLLVLTGSFLPFGPHPFQAVAAETQAADGFEGLERSEEPFPFVVESLPLPKVLQNLQRQSGIEILIKGPISEQNIALQSAVVTPLKDVLRAVESLGGLRFEVTGPRSMIAHPRSAPSSDGIQHAQLIEKVEPDYPEAMRVDKIDGRVILQALIGVDGFLSEIEVLRSEPDREDMKTAAIDAVEQWRYEPATKAGVPVETYFTIVIEFALK, encoded by the coding sequence ATGATTGGTTACGCCGTGGCGATTCATCTCTGGCAGTCGACCCTCGTCTTGATACCGCTGGCATTGCTCGCCGCGATGATGAAGCACGCGCCGGCACGGATCCCCGCGGCACTGTGGTGGATCGCGTTGTTGAAGTTCCTCCTGCCGCTGCAGTTGTTGGCGCCACTTGGCAGCATGTTGTGGAACCTGCTCCTCAACGCAGGGAGCCCCGCAGCCACAGCCGCCCCCACAGTCGTCACGGTCTGGTTGTATCCGGAGATCCTGCAGGCACCCCTCGATAGTTCGGCGACACTGCCGACCTTCGTGTCGTTGGTGTTCACGACGGCGTGGTTCGTCGGTGTGTTGTGGTTGAGCGGAAGGTTCCTTCGCCGGACATGGACGGATCGGGTTACTGCGGCGGTTGTCAGTGACGACGTCGAGGGTCGTCTAGAGGCCGCACTCCGGATCGGCGGGATTCCAAGATCCGCCGTCCAATTGATCGAGGGTGCGACGGTTCCTTCCGTTCGTGGCTTACTGAACCCACGGATCTACGTCTCCGTTCCACTGGTCATGGAGTTGGCAGACGATGAATTGGGCGCGATCCTGATCCACGAGAACCAACACCGACGTCGCCGGGATCCTGCCCGCTCATTGTTGCCGAGGTTGGCAGCGATCCTGTTCTTCTTCTACCCACCCGTTCGTTGGCTCACCCGCAAGATCTTCGAGACGACGGAGATGGCGTGCGACGACGCCGTCCTGCAGTCCGGAATCCGGTGGCAAGACTACGCACGCTCCATCGCTCGAACCCTGGAGCTTGGTCTGTTCCCGGTTGCCGCACCGGCATCGATCCATGGCTTCGGTTCGACTTCGTTGAAACTTCGTCTCGATCGACTACGCATGGCCGGGAGGTACTCCACCAAGAGTCGACATCGTCTGGCGCTGATCGCTGCATTCTTACTGGTCCTCACCGGCTCGTTCCTACCGTTCGGACCCCATCCATTCCAGGCGGTGGCCGCCGAGACCCAGGCAGCGGATGGCTTCGAAGGCCTGGAAAGGTCTGAGGAACCGTTCCCGTTCGTCGTTGAGAGCCTACCGCTGCCGAAGGTATTGCAGAATCTCCAACGTCAGAGCGGAATTGAAATCCTGATCAAGGGACCGATCAGCGAGCAAAACATCGCGCTGCAATCGGCCGTAGTTACACCGCTCAAGGATGTGCTGAGGGCCGTCGAGTCTCTCGGCGGGTTGAGGTTCGAGGTGACCGGTCCGAGGTCGATGATCGCACATCCTCGTTCGGCGCCATCTTCAGATGGCATCCAGCACGCCCAACTCATCGAAAAGGTCGAGCCGGACTATCCGGAGGCAATGCGTGTCGATAAGATCGACGGGCGTGTGATCCTGCAGGCGTTGATCGGTGTGGATGGATTCCTCAGCGAAATTGAGGTCCTGCGTTCCGAACCCGACCGGGAGGACATGAAGACCGCCGCCATCGACGCCGTCGAGCAGTGGCGCTATGAGCCTGCGACGAAGGCGGGCGTTCCGGTGGAGACCTACTTCACCATCGTGATCGAGTTCGCATTGAAGTAA
- a CDS encoding BlaI/MecI/CopY family transcriptional regulator: protein MTRKLPDLSRFELQCLRMLWSHGEASVRDIHDQMDAPPSYSTIRKIFERLEDKGAVRRVRKDGKAWIYASGVKPTAMIRKEIQRFLDSMFDGAAGSLVSHLADMDALSVDDLKEIEQQLVPSKRGRRS, encoded by the coding sequence ATGACCCGCAAACTTCCGGATCTCTCCCGTTTTGAACTGCAATGCCTGCGGATGCTGTGGAGTCACGGCGAGGCCTCGGTCCGCGATATCCACGACCAGATGGACGCCCCACCTAGTTACTCGACCATCCGCAAGATCTTCGAGCGGCTGGAAGACAAGGGGGCGGTGCGTCGGGTACGCAAGGACGGCAAGGCCTGGATCTACGCGTCGGGAGTCAAGCCGACGGCGATGATCCGCAAGGAGATCCAACGATTTCTGGACTCGATGTTCGACGGTGCCGCGGGATCTCTTGTTTCCCATCTAGCTGACATGGACGCATTGTCTGTCGATGACCTGAAGGAGATCGAACAGCAACTGGTGCCGAGTAAGAGGGGGAGACGCTCATGA